GGTCATCGCCATACCCAAGGTCttctagattttcttctatgttatctTTTAGGAATCTTATATATACTTTTGTATTTCACATTTATCTCTGTGATTCATTTGTGAAGGGTGTAAAGTTTGTGTCTAGATTTATCTGTTTGCCTATGGATGCCCTGTTGTTTCAGATACATTTGTTAAGAAGACcatattttctccattgtattgcctttgctccttgttcaaagatcagttgaccatgtTTATGCTTTGCCTGCTTTTTCAAATCTCACAgatctttttcaaatatatttctaattatatcTCCATCACATCTGCTTTCACAGTCTTACATGCATAAGGTTGGTTGTTCAACTAATATCAAACATTTACTACAAAGTGCCAAGCACTGAGGTAACCATTTCATGttcattatctcattcaatcctcacaaagACCTTATGAGGCAGACAGTATTATGACCCATTACTCTTTTGCAGGGTTTGAGGCCCAGAGATATTAAATAGTTTATGGCCCCGTGTTAGTGAAAGGCAGAGATAGGGTCAGGTTTATAAACCAATTTTATGTACCTCTTGAGTAAGATTTTACAAGAAGAATActtcattttattcatctttatatttcttGCAAGTTGacaaaaaatgaatgtttttgagCTTAAATCACTTGTCATGGCTTAAACTCAATATTTAAACTGCATTTTGGGCTGAAAAAGAGTCTTTTTGTCTTCCTGTCTATCTTTGCTGGGATCAAATTCTTTTCAAACACTTTGAGCAGGACAAGCTTTATATAGGGGTGTGGCTCTATAGATTGATTTCAAGAATGGTCTGCTGAGctcttattttctctactttcttaTTCTTGCTAGAAATTCTACTTATTGAGACTTTTGTCCATGAGACTTTATCcttgttaaaatgaagataatgcaGGAGATAGTAACATATCAGCAATTTATAAGCTGGTATGAATATATTTATCAGATGATTTCCTATGAACAAATATTGATCACAGAGGGAAATCAGTTATATCCAATGACAAATATGGAAGGATAACATAAAATTGGATACAAATGAACAGAAGGAGATATTGTCCTTCTGAAAATAtaatcaaggtttttttttttttaggtttatctGCTGACATTAATAAAGCTAATGATATTAATGTTATTGAAATTTAGATTTATGAGCTctgtagtaaataaataaatctagctTCAGAAAGATACATTTCTAGTGGTGGGTAGCTTATAAATATGAATGGTCTAGTTTTCTTCTTGAATATAAACACTGGAGAATGGAAAGAGTATTGTTGAAGGTAAAAATAAGTAGGGCCTATTTACCACCAACTGATTACAATTTCGCTGATATTAAAATAAGACAGCTATCTGATGACAAATTTTCCTTGGAGAAGATGACTCTGAAATGCACCAGATTGTGTGATGATAAATCAGATTGGGAGAAACTATTATAAAGTTGATAATAAGAGTTGCTTCCTGCAAGAGGTTTGCCAACTATAAAGAAATATTACTCTGTGATTTAAtttaacacatgaaaaaacaGGCTGGAGGTGACACATGACTTAGCTTCAGGGCCAGATTAGTgttggtttccttttccttttttggaccCCTGTTGCTTGTAGCCCTTGCCTCGGAAATAATTCTACTCAGAAGGTACTTCCACAGTCATTTGTGATCTGTCACGACTATTGCTTTACTTCTCCAGGATGCCCCAGTGTGCGAACATGCAGAACTACACTTCTGTGACAGAGTTCACCTTATTGGGAGTTCCCAATACTGAAGGGTTGGAGAACGtgctttttgtcttatttttggcCTTCTATCTCTTCACCTTGCTGGGAAATCTGCTCATCTTCCTCACTATTCTGGTCTCCTCCACCCTGCACAcccccatgtatttcttcctggGAAACCTGTCTGTGTTTGACATCTTTTTCCCTTCCGTGAGTTCCCCCAAAATGATGCTCTACCTCATGGGGCAAAGCCGGACCATCTCTTACCAGGGCTGTGCCTGCCAACTCTTCTTCTACCACTTCCTGGGGGGCACTGAGTGTTTCCTGTACACCGTAATGGCCTATGACCGTTTCATGGCTATTTGTCACCCTTTGCGATACACCATCATCATGAATCCTAGGGTGTGCACTGGCTTGACGATGGGCACTTGGCTGGGTGGCTGCCTACATGGAAGTATCCTCACATTTCTGGTCTTCAAGTTACCCTACTGTGGCCCCAGTGAGGTGGACAATTTCTTCTGTGATATCCCGGTGGTGCTGCCCCTGGCCTGTGCAGACACCTCTCTAGCTCAGATGGTGAGTTTTACTAATGTGGATGTTGTGACTCTTACATGTTTTTTCCTTATCCTTACTTCCTACGGTCACATCGTCCTTTCCATATTGAAAATCAGCACCTCTGAAGGCAGGCGCCGAGCTTTTTCAACCTGCAGTGCCCAcctgatttcaatcttcttgttCTATGGGCCGGTGATGCTCATCTATCTCAGGCCTGCATCCAGCCCCTGGCTAGATTCTGTTATTCAGGTGTTGAATAATATTGTCACTCCTTCTCTCAACCCTTTGATTTACACCTTAAGAAACAAGGATGTGAGATTGGCTTTGAGAAAAGTATTCACTCAAATGGTCCACATTTCGGGGGCATAAGGTATGGGGGCAATTCCTCTCCGAAATTCTTTGTGAAGTTGCTTCTGATCCACTACTCTTAGAATGGGATTGTGGCCAAATAGTGAACTGGGCAAAGTTACCACCAGTTCCTTAGGAGTCCTGACAGTCACATGGTAGGGGTCCCCTGAGCCACTGATTTAATCCTACATGGAAACTTTCCAGATTAACCCAGCcttatctctttttaatttgCCAAAACAATGTACTTTTTCTGACTCACACAGGCTGTACTTGTTGGAACTCTGGTTTGGTCAATTACCACAAATCTTCAAGTTCTAGAAGCCATggcctatcttccttccttccttctctccctcttcttctcatcCTTCCTTCCAAAATGTATGCCTTACTCTATTCTATTACGGTCTGTCTCTGGCCATTCAACAAAGCTAGATTTCATGGTTGACATGCTATAAAACTTAAAAGCAGGATTGTACCATTTGGTAAATTTAGGTTTAAACTTAATTTATAACTTCGTCTTTAATGATATGCTCCCATTAGACAATAATTCCATTTGGAGCTTTATTCCTTTGGCCCTCAGAGATGTCTGGCATTGAAATTTACTCATTATATCTCAAGTGAGAAGTTGGCCATTAATCTATTCTTATAAGATAAAAGAGTGGATTCCTGTAAATTTTAGAGGAGAGGCTTTTTGAGCTAGAATTCTCTATACACTATAgatactttttgtttcttgaaaataTATCTGTAATTAATTGAAATTGACCCAGTAacaatatttactaattttaaatctttcaacacttaaattttaacatttaataaaatgaatttcaggCCAATTACCTATCTGTTCAGTCATCCATTCAAACATCTAGAACagtaagctatcattgaaaaatCTTACCATGTGTATGATGGtgttctaagtgctttccatGTATTGACTAAATTAACTCACAAAATCCCAAGAGGTAAATACTGTGATAtccttcttttaaagatgaagaaacctATCTTCATCAGATAAGTATTGACACAAAGAAGTGAAGTCAGAGAAGTATTGTCACAAAGGAGTCTGAATCTGGAACTAAACCTTCACTGCCTTATAAGAAGCAGTGAAAAATCATAAATTCTGTATAATCAAGCTAACCCTTATATCTTGCTTTTTATATACCATTTATGGTTctaatatttttcacattaacaTGTAATATTTTGCACATATTAACTAATGTAATCTGAGCAGCATCTCTATTAGGTGGATACATTTACTCTCCTCAATTATATGTGAAAAAATGGAGGCACAAGGACGTTAAGTAACTGCAGGAGAGACAAGCAGTGAGACATTGGACATAATGAGGAAAGTGCTCTGGGTGATATAAGTAGAAATAAACAATGATGGGAAAATAAGAACCTCAACTCCTTTCCACCCCATTGTAATATCCATTCAGTTGGTCATGGCCTGATTAACTTAAAACTGTGTATCTGACTAGTGTCAGATGGGATCAGAACAGAGTGTCCACTAAATTACTTATGCAAAGAGTAAAAGGGAAGAAGTATTTGTGGGAGCAACATCTACCTGTCTATGATGGAAATCaagtatttatataaaactaGCTGATTTACTCTAACAGTTGCTAATATCTCTACTTTATTAGTCCAGGGCCAccttatttactttatttgaatGTTCCTGAATCCATGGCACTATCTGTGTATTGTATCCATTTGCATTATAGTACAACAAATTACTCAGATACTAAGCAGTTTGAAACAAAATCATTTATGGT
This DNA window, taken from Lutra lutra chromosome 10, mLutLut1.2, whole genome shotgun sequence, encodes the following:
- the LOC125079669 gene encoding putative olfactory receptor 10D3; translation: MQNYTSVTEFTLLGVPNTEGLENVLFVLFLAFYLFTLLGNLLIFLTILVSSTLHTPMYFFLGNLSVFDIFFPSVSSPKMMLYLMGQSRTISYQGCACQLFFYHFLGGTECFLYTVMAYDRFMAICHPLRYTIIMNPRVCTGLTMGTWLGGCLHGSILTFLVFKLPYCGPSEVDNFFCDIPVVLPLACADTSLAQMVSFTNVDVVTLTCFFLILTSYGHIVLSILKISTSEGRRRAFSTCSAHLISIFLFYGPVMLIYLRPASSPWLDSVIQVLNNIVTPSLNPLIYTLRNKDVRLALRKVFTQMVHISGA